Proteins found in one Maledivibacter sp. genomic segment:
- the tuf gene encoding elongation factor Tu (EF-Tu; promotes GTP-dependent binding of aminoacyl-tRNA to the A-site of ribosomes during protein biosynthesis; when the tRNA anticodon matches the mRNA codon, GTP hydrolysis results; the inactive EF-Tu-GDP leaves the ribosome and release of GDP is promoted by elongation factor Ts; many prokaryotes have two copies of the gene encoding EF-Tu) → GRHTPFFNNYRPQFYFRTTDVTGAITLPEGTEMCMPGDNIEMEVELITPIAIEEGLRFAIREGGRTVGAGAVAKIIE, encoded by the coding sequence TGGAAGACATACACCATTCTTCAATAACTATAGACCACAGTTCTATTTCAGAACAACAGACGTAACAGGAGCAATCACATTACCAGAAGGAACAGAAATGTGTATGCCTGGAGACAATATAGAGATGGAAGTAGAATTAATAACACCAATCGCAATCGAAGAAGGTTTAAGATTCGCTATTCGTGAAGGTGGTAGAACAGTAGGAGCAGGTGCTGTTGCTAAAATTATAGAATAG
- the rpmG gene encoding 50S ribosomal protein L33 → MRVKITLACTECKQRNYNTTKNKKNDPDRIELKKYCKFCKTHTAHKETK, encoded by the coding sequence ATGAGGGTGAAGATTACATTAGCGTGTACAGAATGTAAGCAGAGAAATTATAATACTACAAAGAACAAGAAAAACGACCCAGACAGAATAGAACTTAAGAAATATTGTAAATTCTGCAAAACTCATACTGCTCATAAAGAAACTAAGTAG
- the secE gene encoding preprotein translocase subunit SecE, with amino-acid sequence MAAQTNAKRMGARKYFKSVRAELKKVSWPNKKELQSYTMVVLVACGLAALGIWLADSIFGQVIKLLAR; translated from the coding sequence ATGGCTGCGCAAACTAATGCAAAAAGAATGGGAGCTAGAAAATACTTCAAAAGTGTTAGAGCTGAACTTAAAAAAGTTAGTTGGCCAAACAAGAAAGAATTACAATCATACACAATGGTGGTTCTTGTGGCATGTGGACTTGCAGCTTTAGGTATATGGTTGGCAGACTCAATTTTTGGTCAGGTAATCAAGCTATTGGCAAGATAG
- the nusG gene encoding transcription termination/antitermination protein NusG, with amino-acid sequence MSEKEAKWYVAHTYSGHEKKVKANIEKIVENRGMEDVIHEVAVPTEEIVEIKNGKKKVKQKKIFPGYVIVKMIMNDESWYIVRNTRGVTGFVGPASKPVPLTDDEVHWMGIEDKLPSIDVEVGESVKVISGPFESFIGEVKGINNERQTLKVSISMFGRETPVELEFTQVEKL; translated from the coding sequence ATGTCTGAAAAAGAAGCTAAGTGGTATGTTGCTCATACTTACTCTGGTCATGAAAAAAAAGTAAAAGCAAATATCGAAAAGATAGTTGAAAACCGGGGTATGGAAGATGTAATACATGAGGTAGCTGTTCCAACAGAAGAAATAGTAGAGATTAAAAATGGTAAGAAAAAGGTAAAACAAAAAAAGATATTTCCTGGCTACGTTATAGTAAAAATGATAATGAATGATGAATCATGGTATATAGTTAGAAATACCAGAGGAGTTACAGGATTTGTTGGACCCGCTTCTAAGCCAGTGCCATTAACTGATGATGAAGTACATTGGATGGGTATAGAAGATAAGCTTCCGTCGATAGATGTTGAAGTCGGTGAATCCGTTAAAGTTATCTCTGGTCCATTTGAAAGCTTTATTGGTGAAGTAAAAGGAATCAATAATGAAAGACAGACATTGAAGGTTTCCATATCAATGTTTGGTAGGGAAACTCCAGTTGAACTGGAATTTACCCAGGTAGAAAAGTTATAG
- the rplK gene encoding 50S ribosomal protein L11, producing MAKKVTGMIKLQIPAGKATPAPPVGPALGQHGVNIMQFCKEFNAKTADKAGLIIPVIITVYQDRSFSFILKTPPAAVLLKKAAGIPKASGEPNKTKVATVSIDKVREIAEMKMPDLNAASIETAMSMIKGTARSMGIIVEE from the coding sequence ATGGCAAAAAAGGTTACAGGTATGATTAAGCTTCAAATTCCTGCAGGAAAGGCTACTCCAGCGCCACCGGTTGGTCCAGCTTTAGGACAACATGGTGTTAACATAATGCAATTCTGTAAAGAATTCAATGCTAAGACTGCGGACAAGGCTGGCTTAATAATACCAGTTATAATAACTGTATATCAGGATAGATCATTTAGCTTTATCTTGAAAACTCCTCCTGCGGCAGTTTTATTAAAGAAAGCAGCAGGAATACCAAAGGCTTCAGGTGAGCCAAACAAAACTAAAGTTGCAACTGTATCAATTGACAAAGTAAGAGAAATCGCTGAAATGAAAATGCCTGACTTGAATGCTGCAAGCATAGAAACAGCTATGAGCATGATTAAGGGTACAGCAAGAAGTATGGGTATCATAGTAGAAGAATAA
- the rplA gene encoding 50S ribosomal protein L1, which yields MSKRGKRYENSSKLIDRSKLYDPQEAIELLSQISKAKFDETVELHIKLGVDGRHADQQVRGAIVLPHGTGKSKKVLVFAKGEKVAEAEAAGADYVGGEEFVAKIQKENWFDFEAVVATPDMMGVVGRLGRVLGPKGLMPNPKSGTVTFDVGKAVNEIKAGKVEYRLDKTNIIHVPIGKISFGPEKIMENFNTLMEAVNKARPAAAKGTYLKSVTIVSTMGPGIKLNAAKISKQ from the coding sequence ATGTCAAAAAGAGGCAAAAGATATGAAAATAGTTCAAAGTTAATAGATAGATCAAAATTATATGATCCCCAAGAAGCTATTGAATTATTATCCCAAATTTCTAAAGCGAAGTTTGATGAAACTGTTGAACTACACATAAAGCTTGGGGTAGATGGAAGACATGCGGATCAACAAGTTAGAGGTGCTATTGTATTACCCCATGGAACAGGTAAATCTAAAAAAGTATTAGTATTTGCTAAGGGTGAAAAGGTAGCAGAAGCAGAAGCAGCAGGAGCCGATTACGTTGGTGGAGAAGAGTTTGTTGCTAAGATTCAAAAAGAAAACTGGTTTGACTTTGAAGCAGTAGTAGCTACTCCAGATATGATGGGTGTTGTAGGAAGATTAGGTAGAGTTTTAGGACCTAAGGGATTAATGCCAAATCCAAAATCCGGTACAGTTACTTTTGATGTTGGCAAAGCGGTAAATGAAATTAAAGCAGGTAAAGTAGAGTATAGACTAGATAAAACTAATATAATCCATGTTCCGATTGGAAAAATATCATTTGGACCAGAAAAGATAATGGAGAACTTCAATACTTTAATGGAAGCTGTTAACAAAGCTAGACCTGCAGCTGCTAAGGGTACTTACCTAAAAAGTGTTACAATAGTAAGCACTATGGGACCTGGTATCAAGTTAAATGCAGCAAAAATTAGCAAACAATAA
- the rplJ gene encoding 50S ribosomal protein L10 — protein MSKAVEMKKVVVEEIKEKIENSQSVVLVDYRGLTVDETTELRKKFREAGVEYKVYKNSLMRFAFKDAGLEDFNKHLTGPNAVAFGMSDAVAPAKISRDFAKDHEKLEIKAGIVDGKVIGIDGVEGLADLPPREVLIAQVLGGLNGPISGFANVLGANIRNLVYALNAVKEKQEQ, from the coding sequence ATGTCAAAAGCCGTGGAAATGAAAAAGGTTGTTGTAGAAGAAATCAAAGAAAAAATCGAAAATTCTCAATCAGTTGTTTTGGTTGATTACAGAGGTTTGACTGTTGATGAAACAACTGAGCTTAGAAAGAAATTCAGAGAAGCTGGCGTAGAATATAAGGTTTATAAAAACTCATTAATGAGATTTGCCTTTAAAGATGCTGGTTTAGAGGATTTCAATAAGCACTTAACTGGGCCGAATGCTGTAGCATTTGGTATGAGCGATGCTGTTGCCCCTGCTAAAATATCTAGAGATTTTGCTAAGGATCATGAAAAACTAGAAATTAAAGCCGGTATAGTTGATGGTAAGGTAATAGGTATAGACGGTGTAGAAGGTTTAGCAGACTTACCACCAAGAGAAGTATTAATCGCACAGGTTCTTGGAGGATTAAATGGTCCTATTTCAGGATTTGCTAATGTTCTTGGAGCAAATATCAGAAATCTTGTTTATGCATTAAATGCAGTTAAAGAAAAACAAGAACAATAA
- the rplL gene encoding 50S ribosomal protein L7/L12 has product MASEKVLNLIEEVKNLTVLELSELVKALEEEFGVSAQAPMMAAMPAAGGAAGAPAAAEKTEFDVVLTSAGAKKIGVIKVVREITGLGLKEAKALVDGAPSPVKEGASKEEAEEIKGKLEDAGASVELK; this is encoded by the coding sequence ATGGCAAGTGAAAAAGTATTAAATTTAATTGAAGAGGTTAAAAACCTTACAGTATTAGAATTATCTGAGTTAGTTAAAGCTTTAGAAGAGGAATTTGGAGTAAGCGCTCAAGCACCTATGATGGCTGCTATGCCTGCAGCTGGTGGAGCTGCTGGGGCACCTGCTGCTGCAGAGAAAACTGAGTTTGATGTAGTTTTAACTAGTGCTGGAGCTAAGAAAATTGGTGTTATCAAAGTAGTAAGAGAAATCACTGGATTAGGATTAAAAGAAGCTAAAGCTTTAGTTGATGGAGCGCCAAGCCCAGTTAAAGAAGGTGCTTCTAAAGAAGAAGCTGAAGAAATTAAAGGTAAATTAGAAGACGCAGGAGCATCTGTAGAACTTAAATAA